AGTTATCTAACTTTGCCTTTTCGTACCGCCAGTATGGAAACTTCTTTGATTCCGGCGATCGAACGAGGATTGGCAGTCACGGATAGATTGGGGTTATTAGGTGCTTCGGTGACTCAACATCCGGAATTTGAAGGATTATTAGATTACTTGAGTCAACCGAAATATGATGGCATTCGCTTAAGTATCGCTTCTGTACGTACCAACACCGTCACTGAAAAATTGGCTGCAACTTTAACCAAACACGGTACTAATTCGATCACGATCGCTGTAGAAAGCGGTTCGGAAAGAGTCAGACAAATTATCAATAAAAAGCTGCACAATGAGGAAATTATCCAAGCCGCCATTAATGCTAAAGCTGGTGGATTAAAAAGCATGAAACTTTACGGTATGGTAGGTATTCCCGGTGAAGAAACTATTGATGTAGAAGCCACAGTTGCCATGATGCGGGACATTAAAAAAGCTGCTCCTGGTTTGCGTTTAACATTAGGTTGTAGCACTTTCGTACCAAAAGCACATACCCCTTTCCAGTGGTTAGGAGTGAATCCGGAAGCCGAAAAGCGGTTAAAATTTTTGGAGAAGCAATTAAAGCCTCAGGGAATAGAATTCAGACCGGAAAGTTACAAAGATTCGCTCGTTCAAGCGTTGCTATCAAGGGGTGACAGGCGGTTATCTCATTTATTAGAATTAACTCGCCATTATGGTGATTCTTTAGGTAGTTACCGTCGGGGATTTAAAGAATTACGGGGCAAACTACCAGAGTTAGATTTTTACGTGCATCGTCACTGGTCAACTGACCGAGTATTACCTTGGAATCATTTACAAGGGCCACTTCCTCAAGCAACTTTGCAAAAGCATTTAGCCTCTGCTACTGCTCATTTTAATTAAAGGAAACTTATTAATTGAGTTTAATAGGTCTTATTGCAAAGAAATCATTAAAGATGTGGACTTTTTCACTAGGTTGGGTTAAGCTGCCAGAACAACAGAAATAACCAATTGATTGAAATTTAGGTAATAATTAATCTATGTCTTGGCAAGGAATAAAATTCGATCGCCATCAAACGTGGCAGTTATTGGCATTAAGTGTTGGCGCTGCTTTATGCTTGACACCTTTGGCGACGGCGGCGGCTATTAATAGCTTGAAAAAAAACGATACCACACCAAACATCGTATCAACATCGGATGCTATTTTAATCGCTCAAGAAACAACGGTTTGTCCGGAAGAGAGCGGTGGTAGTCAGTTCGTAAGTGCGGAAACCAGAAGATTTTTAATTTATATTTGTGGCGGCGACGAACCGAATACTTACGTCGGTATGGCTAAAAATGGAGGAAATGGGATTACTCTTCCGTTGCAAAGCTATACTAGAGACCGATTTGTCGCAGTTAATGCTAATACCAGTTATACGCTAACTCGCACTGAATTAATAGTTCGTCAAAACGGTCGAGTGATTCTCAGAGAACGGGCGACTTGGAAAAGATAAAGAAGAATTTTCCTAAACGAGATCGAGCGCTATCCAGATGAATTTGGCATATAAATATAAAAACCGGGTTGCTAGCCACGCCCAAGGGTAAGTCCTGCCAGAATCAATCAGTGGGCGATCGAAAACGCGCCACTGATTGATTACCTGCGATCGGCCTGCCTCGGTCGTGATAAAGTACCCTTTGTAGTTGCTAACTTTTTGGTGTGTCAACAGATTTTGTCTTGCCATCAAATGGCTTACGACATTTTTAAAGACTTACTAATTTCTTACAAACAAACCGATTCAGTGGGAATGACGGTGCGATCGTGGTTGTGGGGTTAGCAGTACGTAGTATACGATACTGACACTGGAACAATAAATTTTTGTATAGAAGAAGCCATATTCAAAACCGACTGTGATTGCTTCTTCCTTTCAGATATGGAATGAAATAACGCTCTAGTGTTAATCTTCTCTTCTATCCCCTGGATCTCAATCAATGCAATTGGAAAATTCCCAGCGTCGAACCAAAATAGTTGCCACCATTGGCCCAGCAACTCGTAGCCCAGAAGTTTTGAAAGCGCTCATTGAAGCTGGCGCGACCACCTTACGGCTAAACTTTTCGCACGGTACTCATGAAGAACACCAAAGGAACATCCGCTTAATTCGGCAAACATCCTTTGAGCTAAATCAGCCAGTGGGTATCTTACAAGACCTGCAAGGGCCGAAAATTAGATTGGGCAAATTTGAAAACGGTTCGATCGAACTTAAAAAAGGCGATCCCTTTATTTTGACCAGTCGCCAGATAGTTGGTAGCCAAGAAATCAGTTCCGTCACTTATGAAAATCTCGCTGCTGAAGTTCCCGAAACAGCTACCATTCTCCTAGACGACGGCAAAGTCGAAATGCGGGTGGAAAAAATAGACCGCGCCGCCGAAAACCTACACTGTCGAGTTGTTGTAGGCGGCACCCTTTCCAACAGTAAAGGCGTGAACTTCCCCGGCGTTTACCTTTCCATTAAAGCCTTGACCGACAAAGACCGGAAAGATTTAATGTTCGGTTTAGATCAAGGCGTTGATTGGGTAGCCCTCAGTTTTGTTCGCAATCCCCAAGACGTACTGGAAATTAAAGAAATTATCTCTAGTGCTGGTAAGCGAGTACCAGTGATTGCCAAAATCGAAAAACACGAAGCGATCGAACAAATGGAATCGATCCTTCCCCTGTGCGATGGCGTGATGATTGCTAGAGGAGACTTAGGAGTCGAACTACCGGCAGAAGATGTACCGATCCTGCAAAAACGCCTGATTACCTTAGCTAACAAACTGGGAATTCCCATCATCACCGCTACCCAAATGTTGGATAGTATGGTGAACAACCCCCGCGCCACCCGTGCCGAAATTTCCGACGTAGCCAACGCGATTCTCGACGGAACGGATGCGGTGATGCTTTCCAACGAAACCGCCGTTGGTAAATACCCGGTGGAAGCCGTCGCGACAATGGCCCGCATCGCCGTTCGCATCGAACAAGAACAAGCAGAAAAAATTACCACTCACACTATTTCTAACAACGGTCGTTCCATTCCCAACGCGATCAGTCAAGCGGTCGGTCAAATTTCCGAACAACTCGGCGCGGCTGCGATCATGAGTTTAACCAAAACTGGTTCTACCGCCCGTAACGTCTCGAAATTCCGTCCCACCACCCCAATTATCGCCGTGACTCCCCACGTCGATGTGGCGCGGCAACTGCAAATGGTCTGGGGCGTGAAACCCCTCTTGATGTTGGAATTAGCTTCGACCAGCCAAACTTTCCAAGCTGCCCTTAACGTAGCCCAGGAAAGAGGTTTACTCACGGAAGGGGATTTGGTAGTGATGACGGCGGGTACCCTGCAAGGCGTTTCGGGTTCGACGGATTTGATTAAAGTGGAAGTAGTCACTGCCGTGTTGGGTAAAGGAACTGCTTTAGGTTCCGGTTCCGTTAGCGGGCGGGCGCGAGTAGCGCGTAACTCCGTCGATATCGGTAACTTCGGTCAAGGGGAAATTTTAGTCGCGCCTCGCACCAGCGCCGAATTTGTCGATGCCATTCGCAAAGCCGCCGGAGTGATTACCGAGGAAGAAAGCTTAACTTCTCATGCTGCCATTATTGGGTTGCGTTTGGGCGTACCCGTGATCGTAGGCGTGAAAAATGCTACTCAAACTATTCGCGATGGGGCAATTCTTACCCTCGATATGCAGCGCGGTTTAATTTATTCCGGTGCAACGACCAGTAGCCCGACAGATACAGCCGTGACAATTTAAACTGATTTTACGATCGCCCTGCCATCAATGTGGCAGGGGAACAGGGGGCAGGGGAGAGAAGGTGTTCGGGTTTTTGCACGAATTCGGTAATTAAAACTAATTAATCGGACATGATATTACGTTTTCGAGTAATTAGCGGATTGAGTTAATATGACGTTAATCACTCGTTCTAAATCTTCCCTGGTTAAATTAGAACCGGAGGGTAAACAAAGACCGTGATTAAATAAATCTTCTGCTACTGCACCGCCAAAATATTCGCAATTAGCAAATACAGGCTGTAAATGCAAAGGTTTCCAAACTGGTCGGGCTTCGATTTGCTGTTTGGCAAGCTCTAAACGTACTTGTTCTCTATCTGCACCGAAAGCTTCCGGATCGATCGTTAAACAAGTTAGCCAACGAGTAGGGCGTCCAAAGTTTGCTTCTGGCATAAATTCAATTCCTGGCAATTTTCCCAAAGCTTGTTGGTATACTGCAAAGTTATTTCTTCTGGCGTTTACTCTGTCTTCTAAAACTCGTAATTGCCCGCGACCGATCCCCGCCAAAACATTGCTTAATCGGTAATTGTAACCGATTTCTGAATGTTGATAATGGGGAGCGGGATCGCGGGCTTGAGTAGATAAAAAACGAGCTTTTTCTATTAGCTTTGAATCTTCAGAAACTATCATTCCCCCGCCGGAAGTGGTGATAATTTTATTGCCATTAAATGAGAAAATGCCAATTTTGCCAAAAGTACCGGGAGATTTACCTTGATAGGTAGCGCCGAGAGATTCAGCCGCGTCTTCAATTAAGGGAATTTCGTATCGATCGCAAGTTTCTAGGATCGGATTAATATCGGCACTTTGCCCGTATAAATGTACAATAATAACTGCTTTCGGTAATTTGCCAATTTTAGCTTTTTTATCTAATGTTTGCCTTAATAATTGGGGATTGATGTTCCAGCTAGTGCGATCGCTATCAATAAAGACAGGTTTTGCACCTAAATAAGTAATCGGACTAGCACTAGCAATAAAAGTCAGCGTCGAGCAAAAAACTTCATCTCCTGCTTGAATACCTGCTAATTTTAGAGCTAAATGCAAAGCCGCAGTACCCGAACTCACGGCAGCAGCATGGGAAGCGCCAACTAGCTGGCAGAATTCTTGCTCGAACGCATCTACATGAGGGCCAACCGGAGCAATCCAATTGGTATCAAAAGCTTCTCGGACGAACTCTAATTCGCGATCGCCTATATGCGGCGTTGACAGAAGAATTGGTTTAGCCACATTAGAAAATGAGCTATTCATTTTTGACAAACAAAGTATAGCATTCCTGTAATAGATTTGTTATCTATTACTGTCGGAAATTCACAAATCGTACCTTGGCTCAATTGGTAACGAGAACCATAAGCAACTAACTGAAAATTCACATCTCTTAAAAGCTGATAAGCTTCTTGAAACTTGTACCAATAAACGTGCGCTCCTCCATCAAATAACGCTGCCAAGTTTGGCCGTTTTTCAAACCTAAGCCAAGGCAGATATTGAATTGAACGATCGGAACTGCGTAATTTTCGCAAAAAGCGAATATACTCCACGTAGAAGTGATATACAGCATTATTGATTCTGGAATCAAAACTGAGGAATGAAAATAAAGCTATCCCCCCCACCTTAAGAATGCGGTAAGCTTCTTTTAAAGCTTTTAATCTTCCCAATTCATCATCTATGGAAGAAATCATTTGGCATAAATATAAAGCTTGCTCGAAACTACCATCTTCGTAATTTAATTTGGTAGCATCTTGAACCTGAAAATCAATATTGCCATCTACGTCTCTCTTTTTTGCCACCTCAATAAATTCGGATAAGTAATCAAAACCAGAAAGAGAAGTAAAACCTAACTTGCTCATTTCTAACAAAATTCTTCCCCCCCCCGTTCCAGCTTCGATCGTGCTTTTACTTCGATCCAGATAGTTGGCAATTAAATATTCTTCTTCAGGTAACAAACCGTTCCCATAAGCCCAACGACTAAATTCTTTAGTACGGTAAACTTCTTTATTGCTGAAATTTTTTGTTAAAGTTGACATAGTAAAACCTCTTCAATAGTTTGGTATCAAACATTTATCAAATAAAAGTCACGTATTTAGAAATTTCTCGCTAAAAAAATGTCTGCAACAACAGAAAGCATTTAGTTGTTGCAGTTGCAGATAAGGTTAAGTATCCTTTTTGTCTTGATAACTTTGAGATTCTTCCAGCTTCTTGTTAACCATATTCAGCAGAATCTCTGTATTATCTTTGATATCTGCAAGTTGTTCTTTTGCTGCTTCTTTATCAAGAAAACCTGCAATTACTTCCCTGGAGAGCAAATTTAGCTCTGGATGATAACCCAATCTTTGATATATGGGATATTCTATTAATCCAGGAATGACACAGTTAGTACTATTTCCGTGTATTTTTACAGTTTTCCAACCGATTTCATCCAGCATATTAAAAACATCCTTTTCAGTTAACTGCAAAGCAAATGGCAAAGAAAAGAACTGCATATTTAGCCCAGATGCTTCATCTTTCACCCACCGCACAGAACGAACTTCTGGTTCAATCCAACGCCACCAGTTACGTCCTAAAATCACCCGATTAATACCCTTGTCTCCACAGTATTTTTGAATTTCTTTGTGAAACATTTCTCCGCATTTATAGCAAGGATAACCGTTGGTAAAATTTTTATCCATCATGTCTTTTAAAAAAGGTGCAAGCTCTATGGTTAAAACAACAAGTTCGACACCTAATTTGTCACACAAATTTCGACCATTATTAATAACTAAATCGGGAATAAACCCGTTTTGTACTAAGACAGCAACCACCTCTAAATTTAATTTCTTTTTCGCCCAATAAAGGGCGGCTGCGCTGTCTTTACCCCCGGAAAATGCTACGACTGCATCTATATTTACGCCTTTCTCTCGCGGAGTATTGATAAATGTTTCTAGTTCGCTCTGAAGAATTTCTAATTTAAAATTCTTTTTGTATGTCATGCACATATTGCAAAGACCATCAGAGCCAATGTATATGTTCGGTATCCGCGTATCGAATAGACAATTCTTGCATTCCACTGGCTTTAAAAAAGGATTTTTACCTGTATTTATCCAAGTTTTGATCCTATTTTGTAAATGTATCCTTCGCGCCCGAAAATTATAGTTTTCTCGGTTGGGCGAGACATTGCATTTATAGGGCGAGTAGTCTTCTCGTAGGAAGTTAGGTAACAACAAACTAAAAGCATTAAGCCAAGAAAAACTAGATTTCATAATGGGAATCTCCATTTGTTAATTGATTATCCTAGTAGGAAAAACTTTTTATTACGAACATGGTTCGGCTAGTCGATAAAAGGGGAAAAAATCATTACCACCATAGCTGAGTTTTCCATACTTTTGCTCCCAAGCTCGAACAAGATTTTTATATTTTTCAATATCAAGAATCATCCTATAAGTGTAAAAATCTGCTCTTAAATTAGAAAACCCTGATTTGAATTTAAATAAAGAATCAAGACGAGAACCTACTCCTCCGCCCAAATGAAAAACGTGATGTCCGTTTTCCTTAGCCCAACGTCGCACCACATCAATTTCTAACTTAGATGGCGCTAAAGAAAGGTACTTATCAAATGTTCCTGAAAGATAGGTTTGCACGATGCCATTAATTGCCGTGAACAGCAAACTGGAAGCAACTTGTCCTTCCGGAGATAAGATAGTGCAAAGGTGTAGGCGATCGCCAAGAATAGAACGCAAATCAACAAAGTAACTCTCATCAAAAAAGTAAAATTCGCTAGCTGATACCCGTTGCATATTTGCTCGATAGATGGCAATAAATTTGTCAAAAAAACTCCAATTATCGATGAGGGCTTGAAAACCTAATTTGGTCAGTTTGTTAATATCTTTTCGGTGATCTTTTCGGGTTTGCGACCACATTTCTTCAATAGATGAAGACAAGTCGATATATACAGTTTGACCATGTTTGACAACTTTGCCAAATTTAGCTAATACATCTAAATTTTGCGGCAACAAAGGATGTAAACGGAAGAATGCGCTAATCATTCCAGATGCCGCTCCCATTTCTTGAAAAGACTTGAGAAAAATCTCTAAATTCGATGTATCATCAGGAGGAATTAAGAGTGGTGTTGGATAGCCATAAGGGGTGGTTGCATCGTACCAATTATCTGGTGCTTCAAGGCTTTCTGGAATTTTTCGAGTTAATAAAGGAACCAAAAAAGCAGCTTCATCTAACTCGCCATAGAAAGCTATAGGTTGACTTCGTTCGTATTTTGCTGATAAAGAAACATACTCTGGCAGATGGTAAAAGTCGTGTACAGCCAGTTCGAGAAAATGTTTCCATTTGGGATCGTTGGGTAAAATAAATTCTGAAAGCATATCATTTCGATCCTTTTAAATAATTTCTCGCACTAGAACAAACGCTTCCGCAGCGAACCGTCCTACCGTACTTCCTCGTAAAGTTGCTAATGCTCTTAAAGCTTCAATCGATCGTTCGTGAGGAAAAGGTTTGAGTTGAGAAGCATAAAGTTCCATCGCTTCAATTTTCATTTCTAAATAATCGGAAATATCCACAAAAACATTCGGGACAAAATTAGGGGTTAAATAAGGAGCATTCCAGTTAGTTTCCGACATAGTTTCGTAAGCATAAATTCTGTTTGGTGTATTAATAAGATTGGGTCGCGCCGCTACCAAAGCTGATAAGAAAATTCTTTGATGGTCTACATGAAGATCGCCATTGAAAGGAATATAAAGAATCTGTGGTTGGATGTTGTGAATAGCTTCGACCAACTGATTATTAATTTCTCGGTAGGGAACGCTATCTAAATTCGCTGCTGGTAGAGGCAGAAATTGGGTTTGTTTTACCCCAAGTAATCGATTAGCAACCAAAGCTTGTTCGCGAACAATTTTAGACACTTCTTCTGAGTAATCAGGTGGGTAACCTTGGGTAGCGATGACTACATAAACTTCAGCACCCTCGGCAGCAAATCGAGCCATTGTTCCCCCAACACCAAGCACTTCGTCATCAGCATGAGGTGCTATTATTAGAATTTTATTTTTCATCAGTTTACTCACTTAATTAGTTCCTAAAAAGTTCCTCGTTTCCGAGCCGCAACAGAATAAAGTATCAATAATGGATAAACTAGGTATAAAGCCCAATTCTGGAAACAATTGATTGTAGGATGGGGAGTTAAATTCTTGCCAAATTACATTGATTCCGGCAGCTTCAAAAAGTGATAAATTCATATATTCTTTACCGCCAGAACCAGATAAGTAAGTATCAGCACCCACTGCTTTACAAGCGTCAATCAAAAGTTGGCTTTTACTTCCTTTTACTGCCAATTCAGACAAATAAACTATTGTTTTTTTAATTCCTAAAACTTCCATAATCCATTGAATCAAACTCATGTCAAGCTCGCAGAGATAATGCCATTCTTTTTCCAACAATTTTTGGAGTTCAGCGCCGTATTTATCAAAATAAGGAGCAGGAGAATAGTTGGTAAGTAGTGTATTCCAATGCTTCCGTGCCCAAGGAAGTTCTGAGTCAATCTGCACTTCTTTGATATATTCTTCTTCTCTAGAGGATTGATGAAATACGGGAACTGTTAACCATTGTTCACCTTTGTTGGTTTTAATTTTGTTGCGGTGTTGAATACCGCGCCGCATAAATTGCACGCTATCCATTACGATAAAAATATCGCCTTGGTTCAGTTTGTGGAAGAAACCCAGATATGGCAAATATTGTGGTTGATGAATTACTGCGATCGTCATATAGCAATCCTCCATTAATTTAATTAAACTTGCAATAAATGATTAGTTAAACGGCTTTTTTCTATTTATTACGTTTGACAGACAAATCATCTTTAGGATATGCACCTTCTTTAGTAAAGACCACGGGAATTGTCCTAAAAATGATAACTAAATCTAACCAAAAATTCCAATGATTGACATACCAAACATCTAGACTTAGCCGCTCCTCTAATGTGTTGATCAGACCTCCTTTTACTGCCTCCCAAGCTGTAATACCTGGGTAAACTAAGAAGCGTTGTTTTTGCTCATCGGTGTAAGTTGGTAAACACTGAACTAACAGCGGTCGAGGCCCTACTAAACTCATTTCACCCTTTAAAACATTGAATAGTTGTGGTAATTCATCAAGATGATATTCGCGTAATAATCGACCGATCGCAGTGACGCGAGGATCGCCCTTAAAAGTATTAATTCCGGCACCTTGATAAATTGCACCATCAACCATCGTCCGAAATTTATAAATTTCAAAAGGTTTTGTTAGCTTCCCCAGTCGTTCTTGACGAAATAAAATCGGGCCTGGGGAACTTAAGCGGACTGCTAAGGCAATTAAAGCTAAAACTGGTAGTAAGATGAGGATGCCAAGGCTGGCGATCGCCAAATCTAATAAACGTTTAAATACCAGATTAAATCGAATTTCTGGCCGATTTTTCAGATATTTTTTTTCCAACTCTTGCCAGTTTTCTTCCGTCCAAATTTCCGTTATCATTTGCCCCTCCTTAAGGATAAGTTTTAAAAATAGAGAATTAGGCGTGATTTACTACTGGGTAATAATAATCCAGAAAATTAATACCTAATTTTTGATAGTATTTTTCAAGCCTTTTGAAGACAAATTGCTCGTCATATTCAGCTTCCACTCGTTGCCTTCCCGCTAATCCATAAGCTTTTCTCAATTCGATATTTGACAATAATTTTGCTAAAGCTTCGGCTAACTTTTCACTATTTTGAGAAGGAACGATCAGACCTGTCTTTTCGTGGATAACGGCTTCTCGGCAGCCGCGAATATCCGTAGCAACAACTGGTAAATTCATTGCCATCGCTTCGAGAATTGAGCGAGGAAGTCCTTCATTATGGAAAGATGGCAATACAAAAATATCTAAAAGTCCCAACAATTCTGGTATATCTTGACGTTGACCTGTCAGAGTAACGCGATCTTCGAGACCCCAAGTGCGAATTTTATCAATTAACTCGGTTTGAAAAGGTTCTGGATCGCTGCTTAGTTGGGGGCCAATAATCAAAATATGTAGATTGGGAAACTGCGGCAGTAATGAGGCAGCTGCTTCAATTAAGTAGGCAGCCCCTTTTTTGCGAGTTAAACGTCCAATGGTACCGACGATCGAATTGGCAGTCGCGGGAATATTGAAAGAGTCCCGTAATTGTTTTTGATAGGTGAGAAAAAGACGATCGCGTTTAAATCGATCGATATCTATCCCATTTCCCAAGTAAGCTATTTTTTCCGGTGAACAAAGACCCTTTTGTTTCGCGGTGGCAACATCTTCATAATTTTGGGTCAAGATTAGGTCAGTGAATAATGCCGCCAATTTTTCAATGGTAAAGTAAACGGCATATTCAAGGGGTGGAGATTGTTCGTAAAATGGAAAACCATGAGCGGTATAAACAATCCGTTTTACCCCAGCCAATTTAGCAGCGATCCGGCCTAATACCGCAGCTATTGGAGTATGAACGTGAACGAGATCGTATTGGTTTTCACACATCAATTTTACCAGATTATAAATACTTTTGAGATTAGGTAATAGTGAAATTCGCCGCTCAATTTTAATCGGATGAACGACGTAACCTTGCTGTTGCAAACGTTCCGCTTCCACCCCTGGGGAACAGGCTATTTCAACCGATACATTCTGAGATAAGAAGTAGTCTATTTGAGGTTTTAAAAGTCCTTCAGCAGTGATGCTAAGGGCACAAATATGTAAGATTTTCATCTTTTAATACCCGAACTTTTGTAAGTCAATCATTGATTGACAAGAGGTTCGGTAGGTGCCCCTGTTCTGATTACCTTGTGTGTAAGAACGTTAGTACGTTTCACAGGGACTATTTTCTGTCACGCACTTCTGAAAGATCTTTTTCTACTTTTGGCACATGGGCTGAGGATCGAAAAACCCTTCTGTCGCCACCGCTATTTGTCGAAGCTCAAATTTAATATCCATTGTTTTCACCTGCCTTGCCAAAAATCAAAAAATTGATAAGATAAATTCTTACTTCTAAACAGGAACCATCTGCTTGACCTGTTCTAACGCCTCTGCATACAACGCTTCGTGCAAATTGAGAATATGCTGCAAGTCATAGCTAGCCATAAGTTCCCCTCCCCTTTTGCCCATTGCTTTTGCGGCTATGGGGTGGTCTAAAATCCCAGTCATGGCCTGAGAAAGTTCCTCCACATTGCCCAACTTAACGAGTAAACCGCAATCTCCTTCCAATAAATCCTTGATACCCCGAATCTCAGTACCGATAACTGGAACTTCCAAGCACAAAGACTCCATCACGCTCCTGGGTAGCCCCTCCTGTTCCGAAACCAGTACCGTTGCTACCGAAGCCTTTATCAAAGTCGGAATGTCCCGCCGAAAACCTAAAAAATGGACTCTCTCTGCCACACCCAGCGCAGCGGCTAACTGCTGCATTTCCGGCATCAGTGGGCCAGAGCCAGCAAAAGCTAGGTGGGCTTCAGGTCTAGCTACTTTCGCAAATGCCTGTAAAACGTCGCGATGGCGCTTCCGGGGAATGAACTCCGCAATTGATAAAAACAGAGGCGTTTCCGGTGCCAGTCCCAGTTCTTTTAGTGCCTGCACTACGACAGCATCAGAAATAGCATTGCGGTTGTATTGTTGAAGATCTACGCCAATTCCCGGCATATAGCGGACTTTTTTGGCTGGAACGATACCGTAGTGCTTGGCGGCAGCTTCATCCTCGTGATTTATCGTCACTATGTAATCAGTCCATCGCCCTGCTAACTTTTCCAGAGTTAAAAAGATCGCGTTTTTCAGGGGATTTTCCCCATTGTAGAAGTTAAAGCCGTGAGCCGTGTAGATAATTTTTGGCTTTTGGTATTTTTTCAAATTTTTCAGGGCGTACCGAGTGACAAAACCTGCAACTGCTATATGAACGTGAACGATATCATAGCCTTCCCGAAGTACGATTTCCCGGATTTTTGCCGGAGCAACTAAGAGATTTCGGG
This is a stretch of genomic DNA from Leptolyngbyaceae cyanobacterium. It encodes these proteins:
- a CDS encoding WbqC family protein, coding for MTIAVIHQPQYLPYLGFFHKLNQGDIFIVMDSVQFMRRGIQHRNKIKTNKGEQWLTVPVFHQSSREEEYIKEVQIDSELPWARKHWNTLLTNYSPAPYFDKYGAELQKLLEKEWHYLCELDMSLIQWIMEVLGIKKTIVYLSELAVKGSKSQLLIDACKAVGADTYLSGSGGKEYMNLSLFEAAGINVIWQEFNSPSYNQLFPELGFIPSLSIIDTLFCCGSETRNFLGTN
- a CDS encoding aminotransferase class I/II-fold pyridoxal phosphate-dependent enzyme, whose protein sequence is MNSSFSNVAKPILLSTPHIGDRELEFVREAFDTNWIAPVGPHVDAFEQEFCQLVGASHAAAVSSGTAALHLALKLAGIQAGDEVFCSTLTFIASASPITYLGAKPVFIDSDRTSWNINPQLLRQTLDKKAKIGKLPKAVIIVHLYGQSADINPILETCDRYEIPLIEDAAESLGATYQGKSPGTFGKIGIFSFNGNKIITTSGGGMIVSEDSKLIEKARFLSTQARDPAPHYQHSEIGYNYRLSNVLAGIGRGQLRVLEDRVNARRNNFAVYQQALGKLPGIEFMPEANFGRPTRWLTCLTIDPEAFGADREQVRLELAKQQIEARPVWKPLHLQPVFANCEYFGGAVAEDLFNHGLCLPSGSNLTREDLERVINVILTQSANYSKT
- a CDS encoding GNAT family N-acetyltransferase: MLSEFILPNDPKWKHFLELAVHDFYHLPEYVSLSAKYERSQPIAFYGELDEAAFLVPLLTRKIPESLEAPDNWYDATTPYGYPTPLLIPPDDTSNLEIFLKSFQEMGAASGMISAFFRLHPLLPQNLDVLAKFGKVVKHGQTVYIDLSSSIEEMWSQTRKDHRKDINKLTKLGFQALIDNWSFFDKFIAIYRANMQRVSASEFYFFDESYFVDLRSILGDRLHLCTILSPEGQVASSLLFTAINGIVQTYLSGTFDKYLSLAPSKLEIDVVRRWAKENGHHVFHLGGGVGSRLDSLFKFKSGFSNLRADFYTYRMILDIEKYKNLVRAWEQKYGKLSYGGNDFFPFYRLAEPCS
- the pyk gene encoding pyruvate kinase yields the protein MQLENSQRRTKIVATIGPATRSPEVLKALIEAGATTLRLNFSHGTHEEHQRNIRLIRQTSFELNQPVGILQDLQGPKIRLGKFENGSIELKKGDPFILTSRQIVGSQEISSVTYENLAAEVPETATILLDDGKVEMRVEKIDRAAENLHCRVVVGGTLSNSKGVNFPGVYLSIKALTDKDRKDLMFGLDQGVDWVALSFVRNPQDVLEIKEIISSAGKRVPVIAKIEKHEAIEQMESILPLCDGVMIARGDLGVELPAEDVPILQKRLITLANKLGIPIITATQMLDSMVNNPRATRAEISDVANAILDGTDAVMLSNETAVGKYPVEAVATMARIAVRIEQEQAEKITTHTISNNGRSIPNAISQAVGQISEQLGAAAIMSLTKTGSTARNVSKFRPTTPIIAVTPHVDVARQLQMVWGVKPLLMLELASTSQTFQAALNVAQERGLLTEGDLVVMTAGTLQGVSGSTDLIKVEVVTAVLGKGTALGSGSVSGRARVARNSVDIGNFGQGEILVAPRTSAEFVDAIRKAAGVITEEESLTSHAAIIGLRLGVPVIVGVKNATQTIRDGAILTLDMQRGLIYSGATTSSPTDTAVTI
- a CDS encoding 7-cyano-7-deazaguanine synthase, giving the protein MTYKKNFKLEILQSELETFINTPREKGVNIDAVVAFSGGKDSAAALYWAKKKLNLEVVAVLVQNGFIPDLVINNGRNLCDKLGVELVVLTIELAPFLKDMMDKNFTNGYPCYKCGEMFHKEIQKYCGDKGINRVILGRNWWRWIEPEVRSVRWVKDEASGLNMQFFSLPFALQLTEKDVFNMLDEIGWKTVKIHGNSTNCVIPGLIEYPIYQRLGYHPELNLLSREVIAGFLDKEAAKEQLADIKDNTEILLNMVNKKLEESQSYQDKKDT
- a CDS encoding radical SAM protein, with the protein product MTDSVFFAERLLFHPVTPNSDAIPTIFAFPNEYTVGITSLGYQVVWSTLAMRRDIAVKRLFTDTHESLPRNPELIGFSLSWELDYLNILNLLELLGIPLRSRTRKDEHPLIFGGGPVLTANPEPFAEFFDVILLGDGELLLDNFIEAYKEVRREDRQTQLKKLATVPGIYVPSLYKVTYRDLTEEIAAIQPIDSEIPPVVEKQTYRGNVLSASTVVTEKAAWENIYMVEVVRSCPEMCRFCLASYLTLPFRTASMETSLIPAIERGLAVTDRLGLLGASVTQHPEFEGLLDYLSQPKYDGIRLSIASVRTNTVTEKLAATLTKHGTNSITIAVESGSERVRQIINKKLHNEEIIQAAINAKAGGLKSMKLYGMVGIPGEETIDVEATVAMMRDIKKAAPGLRLTLGCSTFVPKAHTPFQWLGVNPEAEKRLKFLEKQLKPQGIEFRPESYKDSLVQALLSRGDRRLSHLLELTRHYGDSLGSYRRGFKELRGKLPELDFYVHRHWSTDRVLPWNHLQGPLPQATLQKHLASATAHFN
- a CDS encoding PIG-L deacetylase family protein, which codes for MKNKILIIAPHADDEVLGVGGTMARFAAEGAEVYVVIATQGYPPDYSEEVSKIVREQALVANRLLGVKQTQFLPLPAANLDSVPYREINNQLVEAIHNIQPQILYIPFNGDLHVDHQRIFLSALVAARPNLINTPNRIYAYETMSETNWNAPYLTPNFVPNVFVDISDYLEMKIEAMELYASQLKPFPHERSIEALRALATLRGSTVGRFAAEAFVLVREII
- a CDS encoding class I SAM-dependent methyltransferase; the protein is MSTLTKNFSNKEVYRTKEFSRWAYGNGLLPEEEYLIANYLDRSKSTIEAGTGGGRILLEMSKLGFTSLSGFDYLSEFIEVAKKRDVDGNIDFQVQDATKLNYEDGSFEQALYLCQMISSIDDELGRLKALKEAYRILKVGGIALFSFLSFDSRINNAVYHFYVEYIRFLRKLRSSDRSIQYLPWLRFEKRPNLAALFDGGAHVYWYKFQEAYQLLRDVNFQLVAYGSRYQLSQGTICEFPTVIDNKSITGMLYFVCQK